The genomic DNA CCCAGATCCCAGAGCAGTTCACCTTGAAACTCTGTGTTGTCAAGGCCCCTGATGGCCTCCACTGCATCCTCTGCCCGCTCCATGTGCACGAAGGCATAATCTTTCACGATGTCACATTCGATGACTGGACCATACTCCTCAAACTTGGCGCGAAGCTCTTGGTTGGTACAAGTGGGACTGATGTTGCCCACATGCAACTTGGTGGAGGCTTTGCTCTTATTCTTGCTGGCTTCCACATTGATGTTCACCCCATGCAGCTTGTAGTGGTGCAGGTTGCGTATGGCATCCTCGGCCGCCGTCTTGTCCTCTATGTGCACAAAGCCGTAGTTCTTAATGATGTCACATTCCAGCACCTTCCCATACTGCTCGAAGAGTGAGCGGATCTCCTGCTCTGTGGCCTCCCGGGGCAGATTTCCGATGAACAGCTTCACCATCCTGACAAGAGCCTGGGAGGGAAGGAACAAGATTTCCAAAAGTTAGGGGTGGAGTGGGGAATTCCAGTGCATTGCATTTGGTTTAGCCCTCCAAAGAAGTTCTCGGCACCTTCAAGATTCATATAAACGTTCACATAAACgttcattattttttcagtagAGGGGAAAGGTTTGTACTTAAGGGGTAGTGTGAGATGTGACACACAAACAGGAGGTCGGGGGTCAGCATGCGTGGCATAGCCTATCATCTCCGTGAAACGAGGAGCATTTAAATAACAGGGTTGGCTGCTTTATGTCTTAAAATACTGTTTGGGGAGGGCAGGAAAGAGCTCAAGAAAGGGACAAGAGGCATGTTATCTTGAGTGACCCCGGTAACGAGGTTTTGGAGGGAAATCTGTGCACGTCTCCTCCGGGCGGTAATACCTTCAAAGATACTCTAAGAATAAAGAGGCTTCCTTGGCCCCAATCTCGTACTCCCCCAGCGACCCAACCTCCAGTTCTTTCGCCCCAACAAAGACTAGACTCAACCcgacccctgccccgccccctccggagacccggccccgcctcctcccGTTGTCTTCCCCGGACCTCCCGCAGCCAGAGAAACCCAAACCTTGTTCAAGCCCCGTTCGCCAGAGGCCCAGCCCGGCCCACCCCCGGGCTCCCCACAAACCCACAAGACCCACTCGCACCTCCgggtggcggcggcggtggcggcggctcCAGCGTCAGAGAGAACCCTACAAAATGGCGACGGCCGCTCGAGCCTCGGCGCGACCGGGCCCTTTCTCGCGCGCCAGCTCACGCACGCGCGAGTGcgctctgcctccttcccctccccctcgcGGGAGCCGGGCGGCCAATCCCGCAGCCGCATACAAATGGCTGCCTCGGGCTAGGCTCCCAGCCGCCCTGACACGAGGGCGGGGCCAACTGGTGACGTCGCTGCGGAGCGGAAGTCAGTCCGCCCCCAGCCCCGGCTAGCCAATCAGTACCTTGGAAGCGGGGTTGGGGGAGGGTCGGAGCTCAAGCGTCAGAAGGGCTCCGGACGCAACCATTGCCTTGGTGTAATCGGAAGCCTCGGATGTCGCTAATCATCACAATGGGTCGTgctattggggggtgggggcgggtagCTGATGACAAAGGGTTATCTCGCTGGGTCCTCTAACCTGGGGTTTCTTACCGGGCTGGCCAACCTCTTTGGTAGCTTGGGATAACATTTTAGAAACAAGGAAGCATTTTAAGCGTTTCAAGCAGACGTAGTCAATTTTTGTAGAGCTTTAGATATAACAATATAACTTAGTTTTTTTCACTGCAAACATGTTATCCACTGGTGAGGAAAGAGAACGAaagatggcagagctgggatagCTCTATGAGGCATTGTTATCCAGGCTACATTTATCAGTAACATTTTGTTTGCTCATACATATGTCGgctggttttctttctctagGTAGGGTATTAACTCTGATGTGTGTCCTTCACGGTCCCTGGTCCGTGGTGAACACACCAAAAGAATACTTGGTGCAGGGGCCCAGAGAAATTCCTTGTTTGAACGGAGGGAAGGGGTGAGAAAGGGTCTCCAAGTCCACACCAAGCTGCTGGAGGTCTAGGCAACTGTGACTCCTCAGCACTTTCTAGCATTCAAAATTCAGCTGTAGTCCAAGGGCACCTCCTGGTGGCAAAAGAGAAGCTATTTAAGTGGATTACTCACTGTCATCCTTGAACAAAGAATAGACGTTTATAGAGATTGATGGACCCAGTTTATCTCTGAGTGGAGCATGCCAGTGAGGTTGTCAATCACCATTGTTCATTGTGGTGGCTCCAAAGAAGCTTCTCTGATACCATCAGGCACAAATTCCCCAGGgtgctctcctcctccccagctacTTTGATAAGTTTCTTTCAcggaattctttttttgtttcccacACCATGTCAGAAGAGGCACTGTCCTTACAAATTTAATACAACTCATGATTTCTCCTACTGctacttctctccttccctcctcctcttggtaatttccagtttctctctacactcttttttttttttttttttttaatgcttgtttatttagagagaaaacacatgctcgagggaggggcagaggggggagagaatcccaagcaggctctgcactgtcagtgcagagcctgaacccacaaacctgagatcatgacctgagacaaaaccaagaatcagaaattcaaccaactgagccccctaggtgccccAACACTCAGACTTTTAAAACGTGTATGGGGACCTCCTCATCCATTTGTGAAATCGCTTTCACTCATCTTCACTATTAATGTTTTCTATCTTGgcttctttctctgtgttccaggccagatttattttcaaatatagagTCTGAACCTGCTATTGCCCACCTTTGAGTGCTGTGTTTTGGGTTCTGTCCACCTTTCcaatttccccaaattttctgAGGTCACCAAAACTAATGTCTTTTTAACACGTTTCACCCTTCTaaagatttcatttcattcaccATCCTTTTCTTCCCTGCGTTTTTATATTGTTccatctcccttcccccccccccatctattTCCCTActcttatttattctgttttatctCAGTTCCCCTTCCCTCACAGGCAACGATTCTAAGGAgtttaatgtgtattattttgtgtttttgcgAGACATGTCTTTTTAGTGCGCATATGCTTTTTCCATGTTAAGAAATGTTTTGTTGTGGAAATTTTCAAAAAGGCATAGAGACAGGATATTATGACAAACTCCTATGGACCCTTTACCCAGCTTTGACAATTACCAACGTTCTGCTTATCTTATCTATCCTCTatacttgtgtgtgcatgtgtgtgtgtgtgggggggggaggctggaGTGTTTAAAAAGCAACCTGAGATGTAATGTCATTTCACCTATAAGGCCTTCACTATCTACCTCTAATTAAAACATCAGCACTATGCTAATATTATCTAATCTTTATATTAAAGTTTCTCCTAGATTGTTGCAAATACGTCTTCTTGCAGTTGGTTTCTTCTAATGTGGATATAAACAAGGTCCACCCATTGCGCATTGTGTAATTGTGCAATGCATGTAATTGTGGGTAAATTGTGTAAATGTTTTATGCAACTTGTGTTGCATggctcattgttttaatttttccgcTAAccgctcctccccccaccaccccccccccgggtgTTGCTGTGTGATATCTAACCACTGTGTAATATTCCCTAGTGTGCAATCATCATATTTTACCTATCCATCTCTACATGTAGGACATTTAGGTTGCCTCCAACCCCCCACCATTATAAACAAGGTTACAGTTAATACCATTATGTTAATTATGTGTGCCCTAATGGATCCCTGTGAGAATTTGGAGGGATATAAACCCGGGGTGGAATTGCTagtttgctgggtcatagggtattctTGGAACTAACTTATCTAAGTAGTACCAAGTTGTTCTCCGGAAAAATTATACCAGTCTAACCTCCCACCTGCAGCACGTGAGGGGCCCTGTATATCAACTCTGCCAATGTTGGACATTAtccagttttcaaatttttaccaGTATAATAGGTGTAAAGTTTTTTTGGGGTTTGTTCTTCTGTAAATTtcctgttcatatcttttgctcaTCTTTCTTAGTGGTAGTAATCTCCTCTTTGTTGTCGATTTGCAGGATTTTCTTGTGTATTCTAGATATAAATCTCTTAttggtttcaaatattttctgtcgTTCCACTAAATTATCAACGTTGTCCATGATGTCCTTCATTGAACAGAAATTCCTAATTTTTTATGGAATctcatttttgtcttaaagtttgTGCTTTTGAACTTTTGTATAAGatgtccttttcttccccctggaGTCACAAATATATTCCCCTACATTTTTCTCTATTAACAGTAATGTTTGTCCTTTTTACATTAGGTCTGTAGTCAATTTAAAACAGTGCCATccaggggtccctggctggccaGTCAGTGCAGCATGAggcccttgatctcagggttgtgtgagccccacgttgggtggagagattacttaaaaacaaaaacttaaaaacatgttattttctaggaaagacatttaaaaagtaaaatgaaaccgTTGAAGTTCAGTTTAATACTTTTGAAACCCAATAAAgctaaaatatttcaacatataatcaatataaaaagtattaatgaaatattaatttttttcctcttccatttttgaaACTGGTGAGCATTgtacttacagcacatctcaatttggactagccacatttcaagtgctggGTAGCTACATGTGGCTCATGGCTACTGTCTTGGACAGCCCAGATCTAGAGTTCATCCTTAGAGGTGATGTTCAGTAAGAtgacaaatacatttttctcaatcCATTTTTATCTGCCCATATTTCCCCATGACTTGTGGTGCCTGCACTTACTGCATTTTTGTGCTTTAACCTGTCTTGTATCCCCCACTctccatttcattctctttctggagcttttcttttcttgcactCATATCCAAAGGGATCTCTTAAGACTTACTCCCTGACCTTATGCTGATCCTCTTCTATGTCCTGTTCTTAAGGATTCATGTCCTCAGGCAGCTTCAGCTGCCCCCTAGATGATGCTCAAACCACATCTCCATTACTTCTCCTTTCACAGTGACTGACTGCATCCTGCAAGACTGCTGTACTTAGCTGCCCTACTGACATTCACATTTCACATGTTAAAACGatcatttcttcattaatttctcACTCCTATATACATTTCCTTCTAAAATTTCccattcttgctctccctcttaACTCCCAGGCTTGCCATGTTGGAGTGTCGAGTCTGAGGGCTCGACAGCGTatgactttttcttccttcatacaGTGGAGATTTTACAGTTGTACCCGAAGAACAAGAGAAGGTTGTACTGATGTATAGTCCCACGACAGATTGTTCAGTTACATTTATCCAACATGTTTACTGTAGGATAGTTCTGAATCTGCTTTTCTTACGAGAAAGGGAGAATTATTCGGTGAGCTATCTGGTCTACCAGATCTCATGTCTGGAGACCATTCTGGGGCTGTGTTGTGCCAGTCCTGGGCCTGCACACACCTGACTCTCTGTGGTGGCTGAGGATGGTCAGGGGTCTACAGAGCCAGGGCCCTTGGCCAATTATGCTAAATATAGAGCTGCTtacgggagggggtgggggagggggcatgggtgaaacaggtgatgaggattaaggaatgcatttgtcgtgatgagcactgggtgatgtaggGAATCGTTGAATCACTAGagtgtatacctgaaactaacataacactgtatg from Panthera tigris isolate Pti1 chromosome D1, P.tigris_Pti1_mat1.1, whole genome shotgun sequence includes the following:
- the RBM4B gene encoding RNA-binding protein 4B isoform X2, which produces MVKLFIGNLPREATEQEIRSLFEQYGKVLECDIIKNYGFVHIEDKTAAEDAIRNLHHYKLHGVNINVEASKNKSKASTKLHVGNISPTCTNQELRAKFEEYGPVIECDIVKDYAFVHMERAEDAVEAIRGLDNTEFQGSVHGTVLAAVLNRAVSNRMVEHEASYPHSCIQNKVC